A region of Massilia sp. KIM DNA encodes the following proteins:
- a CDS encoding ATP-binding protein codes for MPGLLRSHDWSSSALGPPSTWPPALKTAADMMLHSSFPMFVAWGPELVFLYNDATIPLLGERHPAALGARLSEVWPEIWQYLVPMVDRALSGKPVYHEDMELSLRRRGYVERATVTFSFAPLHLAGGDVGGLFCTCIETTARVLAERRAAFELRVSDAIRPLLDPEEVIETASGLLGRELRAARVLYAEMSDASGSFSVPRLWTQDGRRPQLRPQFQLDDFGPAIAAELRAGSVVRIDDSARDVRIAGFRSAYVAERIGALLTVPLVKRGRLIACLAIHTPHPRHWSDHDTRLARDVAERTWSAAEAARAQAELREERDRSRYIFDAITEGFALFDRNWTILQMNAEGLRICGLEAGQVIGRNHWELFPDSTDTEGGRMYREVMRSRAAGSVEDCRVLEGGRRVWTEIRAYPTRDGGIASFFRDITDRKLAEDKLMEADRRKDEFLAMLAHELRNPLAPISAAAELLKLGALDEQRVHQNSTIIGRQVRHMTRLVDDLLDVSRVTRGLITLARVAVDARVVVDEAVEQVRPMIDARAQQLTVRHPPHGAVVLGDKARLVQVVANVLGNASKYTPEGRRIDLRAEALGPRLVLSVRDEGIGMDRELTGRVFDLFTQAERSSDRSQGGLGLGLALVKHLVELHGGTVGCSSPGLGKGSTFVITLPLEHDAVLAEDLPSAPSVPVAGRLKVLVVDDNADAAEMLGMLLASQGHEVVIEHDSLRALERARSVRPDVCLLDIGLPEMDGKELARRLRQQSETREALLVAVTGYGRPEDREEAFAAGFQHHLVKPVNFDHLLQVLDSVREGQSAA; via the coding sequence ATGCCTGGGCTGCTGCGCAGCCATGACTGGTCGTCCAGCGCGCTCGGACCGCCCTCTACCTGGCCGCCTGCCCTCAAGACGGCGGCCGACATGATGCTGCACTCGTCCTTCCCCATGTTTGTCGCCTGGGGACCCGAGCTCGTCTTCCTCTACAACGACGCCACCATTCCCTTGCTGGGCGAGCGCCATCCGGCCGCCCTCGGCGCCCGCCTGTCCGAGGTCTGGCCCGAGATCTGGCAATACCTGGTGCCGATGGTCGATCGCGCCCTGTCGGGCAAGCCGGTCTACCACGAAGACATGGAGCTGAGCCTGCGCCGGCGCGGCTATGTCGAGCGCGCCACCGTCACCTTCTCCTTCGCCCCGCTGCACCTGGCGGGCGGCGATGTGGGCGGGCTGTTCTGCACCTGCATCGAGACCACGGCCCGGGTGCTGGCCGAGCGCCGCGCGGCCTTCGAGCTGCGGGTGTCGGACGCGATCCGGCCGCTGCTGGATCCGGAAGAGGTGATCGAGACCGCCAGCGGCCTGCTCGGGCGCGAGCTGCGCGCCGCGCGCGTGCTGTACGCCGAAATGAGCGACGCCAGCGGGAGCTTCTCGGTGCCGCGCCTCTGGACCCAGGACGGCCGGCGTCCCCAGTTGCGGCCCCAATTCCAGCTCGACGACTTCGGCCCCGCCATCGCCGCCGAGCTGCGCGCCGGCAGCGTGGTGCGGATCGACGACAGCGCCCGCGACGTGCGCATCGCCGGTTTTCGCAGCGCCTACGTGGCCGAGCGCATCGGCGCGCTGCTCACCGTCCCGCTGGTCAAGCGCGGCCGCCTGATCGCCTGCCTGGCGATCCACACCCCGCACCCGCGCCACTGGAGCGACCACGACACCCGCCTGGCGCGCGACGTCGCCGAGCGCACCTGGTCGGCGGCCGAGGCCGCGCGTGCCCAGGCCGAGCTGCGCGAGGAGCGCGACCGCAGCCGCTACATCTTCGACGCCATCACCGAGGGCTTCGCCCTGTTCGACCGCAACTGGACCATCCTGCAGATGAATGCCGAAGGCTTGCGCATCTGCGGCCTGGAGGCGGGCCAGGTAATCGGCCGCAACCACTGGGAACTGTTCCCCGACTCGACCGACACCGAAGGCGGACGCATGTACCGCGAGGTGATGCGCAGCCGGGCGGCCGGCAGCGTCGAGGACTGTCGCGTGTTGGAGGGCGGGCGCCGGGTGTGGACCGAGATCCGCGCCTACCCGACCCGGGACGGCGGCATCGCCTCCTTCTTCCGCGACATCACCGACCGCAAGCTGGCCGAGGACAAGCTGATGGAGGCCGACCGCCGCAAGGACGAGTTCCTGGCCATGCTGGCCCACGAGCTGCGCAACCCGCTGGCGCCGATCAGCGCCGCCGCCGAGCTGCTCAAGCTGGGCGCGCTGGACGAGCAGCGGGTGCACCAGAACAGCACCATCATCGGGCGCCAGGTGCGCCACATGACGCGCCTGGTGGACGACCTGCTGGACGTGTCGCGGGTGACCCGCGGCCTGATCACCCTGGCGCGGGTGGCGGTGGACGCGCGCGTGGTGGTGGACGAGGCGGTCGAGCAGGTGCGGCCGATGATCGACGCGCGCGCCCAGCAGCTGACGGTGCGCCATCCGCCGCATGGCGCGGTGGTGCTGGGCGACAAGGCGCGCCTGGTGCAGGTGGTGGCCAACGTGCTGGGCAACGCCAGCAAGTACACGCCGGAAGGGCGGCGCATCGACCTGCGCGCCGAGGCGCTGGGCCCGCGCCTGGTGCTGTCGGTGCGCGATGAAGGCATCGGCATGGACCGCGAGCTCACCGGCCGGGTGTTCGACCTGTTCACCCAGGCAGAGCGCTCGTCGGACCGCTCGCAGGGCGGGCTGGGCCTGGGGCTGGCGCTGGTCAAGCACCTGGTCGAGCTGCACGGCGGCACGGTGGGCTGTTCCAGCCCGGGCCTGGGGAAGGGCAGCACCTTCGTGATCACGCTGCCCCTGGAGCACGACGCGGTCTTGGCCGAGGACTTGCCGTCCGCGCCGAGCGTGCCCGTTGCTGGGCGGCTGAAGGTGCTGGTGGTGGACGACAATGCCGACGCCGCCGAGATGCTGGGCATGCTGCTCGCGTCCCAGGGTCATGAGGTGGTGATCGAACACGATTCGCTGCGCGCGCTGGAGCGGGCGCGCAGTGTCAGGCCCGACGTCTGCCTGCTCGACATCGGCCTGCCCGAGATGGACGGCAAGGAACTGGCGCGCCGCCTGCGGCAGCAGAGCGAAACGCGCGAGGCGCTGCTGGTGGCGGTGACCGGCTACGGGCGGCCGGAAGACCGCGAAGAGGCCTTCGCGGCCGGCTTCCAGCACCACCTGGTCAAGCCGGTCAATTTCGATCACCTGCTGCAGGTGCTGGACAGCGTGCGTGAGGGGCAATCGGCGGCGTAG
- the orn gene encoding oligoribonuclease, with translation MSQATQNAAPVPAQRPNEFNLVWVDMEMTGLDPDNDRIIEVAVVVTDADLNVIAEGPVFAVHQSDETLDKMDNWNKGTHGKSGLIDRVKASTVDEAQAETELIAFLKQYVPAGKSPMCGNSICQDRRFMARGMPKLEAFFHYRNLDVSTLKELCRRWKPELASGFKKHQKHTALADILESIEELRYYREHFIKL, from the coding sequence ATGTCACAAGCCACCCAAAACGCCGCACCTGTCCCTGCCCAGCGCCCGAACGAGTTCAACCTGGTCTGGGTCGACATGGAGATGACCGGCCTCGATCCGGACAACGACCGCATCATCGAGGTCGCGGTGGTCGTCACCGACGCCGACCTGAACGTGATCGCCGAAGGTCCGGTGTTCGCCGTGCACCAGAGCGACGAGACCCTGGACAAGATGGATAACTGGAACAAGGGCACCCACGGCAAGTCGGGCCTGATCGACCGCGTCAAGGCTTCGACCGTGGACGAGGCCCAGGCCGAAACCGAGCTGATCGCCTTCCTGAAGCAGTACGTCCCGGCCGGTAAGTCGCCGATGTGCGGCAATTCGATCTGCCAGGACCGCCGCTTCATGGCGCGCGGCATGCCCAAGCTGGAAGCCTTCTTCCACTACCGTAACCTGGACGTCTCGACCCTCAAGGAACTGTGCCGCCGCTGGAAGCCGGAGCTCGCCTCGGGCTTCAAGAAGCACCAGAAGCACACCGCGCTGGCCGACATCCTCGAGTCGATCGAGGAGCTGCGCTACTACCGCGAGCACTTCATCAAGCTGTAA
- a CDS encoding M48 family metallopeptidase → MSSLGFSVLFVVFLLLTLGLRFWLANRHIRHVLRHRASVPAEFAEKVPLRAHQKAADYTVAKTSLGIVNMFWSGVILVGFTLLGGLQLLSVVLLQWTGPGIVHQMALVIAFAILSGLLDLPLDWYRQFVLEERFGFNKMTPRLWWSDQLKGALVGAVIGLPLLWVILTLMEKSGELWWFYTWLVWSGFQLLMMVLYPTVIAPLFNKFTPLTDMSLKERIEGLMARVGFASKGLFVMDGSKRSAHGNAYFSGFGENKRIVFFDTLLSRLEPQEIEAVLAHELGHFKLRHILKRIVVMFALSLAFLALLGYLKGQVWFYTGLGVQPFMNASNDGMALILFALVLPVFTFVLAPLNSITSRKHEFEADAFAAKHTDYRHLVSALVKMYEDNASTLTPDPLHSAFYDSHPPASVRVKHLTMAAA, encoded by the coding sequence ATGTCTTCACTCGGGTTTTCGGTTTTGTTCGTCGTTTTTCTGTTGCTCACGCTCGGCTTGCGCTTCTGGCTGGCCAACCGCCACATCCGCCACGTGCTGCGCCACCGCGCCAGCGTGCCGGCCGAATTCGCCGAGAAGGTGCCGCTGCGGGCGCACCAGAAGGCGGCCGACTACACCGTGGCCAAGACCAGCCTGGGCATCGTGAACATGTTCTGGAGCGGGGTGATCCTGGTCGGCTTCACCCTGCTGGGCGGCCTGCAGCTGCTGTCGGTGGTCCTGCTGCAGTGGACCGGCCCGGGGATCGTACACCAGATGGCGCTGGTGATCGCGTTCGCCATCCTTTCCGGCCTGCTCGACCTGCCGCTCGACTGGTACCGCCAGTTCGTGCTCGAGGAGCGCTTCGGCTTCAACAAGATGACGCCGCGCCTGTGGTGGTCTGACCAGCTCAAGGGCGCCCTGGTCGGCGCCGTGATCGGCCTGCCGCTGCTGTGGGTCATCCTCACCCTGATGGAAAAGAGCGGCGAACTGTGGTGGTTCTACACCTGGCTGGTGTGGAGCGGCTTCCAGCTCCTGATGATGGTGCTCTACCCGACCGTCATCGCGCCGCTGTTCAACAAGTTCACCCCGCTCACCGACATGAGCCTCAAGGAGCGCATCGAGGGCCTGATGGCGCGCGTCGGCTTCGCCTCCAAGGGCTTGTTCGTGATGGACGGCAGCAAGCGCAGCGCCCACGGCAACGCCTATTTCTCGGGCTTCGGCGAGAACAAGCGCATCGTCTTCTTCGACACCCTGCTGTCCCGCCTCGAGCCGCAGGAGATCGAGGCGGTGCTGGCCCACGAGCTCGGCCACTTCAAGCTGCGCCACATCCTCAAGCGCATCGTGGTCATGTTCGCGCTTTCGCTGGCCTTCCTGGCCCTGCTCGGCTACCTCAAGGGCCAGGTCTGGTTCTATACCGGCCTGGGCGTGCAGCCCTTCATGAACGCCTCCAACGACGGCATGGCCCTGATCCTGTTCGCGCTGGTGCTGCCGGTGTTCACCTTCGTGCTGGCGCCGCTCAACTCGATCACTTCGCGCAAGCACGAGTTCGAGGCCGACGCCTTCGCGGCGAAACACACCGATTACCGCCACCTGGTCTCGGCCCTGGTCAAGATGTACGAGGATAATGCCTCGACCCTGACCCCGGACCCGCTGCACTCGGCCTTCTACGATTCGCATCCGCCGGCCTCGGTGCGGGTGAAGCACCTGACCATGGCGGCCGCATGA
- a CDS encoding 4a-hydroxytetrahydrobiopterin dehydratase — protein sequence MKLADSHCVCNAQALEPAAIEALLPQVPDWRVAGGSLEREYAFPNFRATIAFVNAVATMADGQHHHPELRVGYGRCGVSWTTHSAGNAITKNDLICAARCDALYRAGASA from the coding sequence ATGAAGCTCGCCGACAGCCACTGCGTTTGCAACGCACAAGCCCTGGAGCCCGCCGCCATCGAGGCCTTGCTGCCCCAGGTTCCCGACTGGCGCGTGGCCGGCGGCAGCCTGGAGCGCGAGTACGCCTTCCCGAACTTCCGCGCCACCATCGCCTTCGTCAACGCGGTCGCGACCATGGCCGACGGCCAGCACCACCATCCCGAGCTGCGGGTCGGCTACGGCCGCTGCGGCGTGAGCTGGACCACCCACTCGGCCGGCAACGCGATCACGAAGAACGACCTGATCTGCGCGGCCCGCTGCGATGCCCTGTACCGCGCGGGAGCTTCGGCATGA
- the rsgA gene encoding ribosome small subunit-dependent GTPase A produces MSALTGTIIAAHGRHYLADADGEKLQCVTRGKKTNVAVGDVVILKKTSDDQAVIERIADRSTLLYRSDQYKSKLLAANISRLFIVVATEPSFADDLVSRALVACEAAGIEAHLILNKVDVEDNLARARERAGVYAGLGYPLHEVSAKARPEETVAALRPLLDGHSSIFIGQSGMGKSSLINLLVPDADIAVREISEALDTGKHTTTFTRLYWLDGPGEGRASIIDSPGFQEFGLYHLTEGMLERAFVEFKPYLGGCKYYNCRHLAEPQCAVLTAVAEGKIAKMRHELYAQLLHESSQTLY; encoded by the coding sequence ATGAGCGCGCTGACCGGCACCATCATCGCGGCCCACGGCCGCCACTACCTGGCCGACGCCGATGGCGAAAAGCTGCAATGCGTCACACGCGGTAAGAAGACCAATGTCGCCGTGGGCGACGTGGTGATCCTCAAGAAGACCTCGGACGACCAGGCCGTGATCGAGCGCATCGCCGACCGCAGCACCCTGCTCTACCGCTCCGACCAGTACAAGTCGAAGCTGCTGGCGGCCAACATCTCGCGCCTCTTCATCGTGGTCGCCACCGAGCCCAGCTTCGCGGACGACCTGGTGTCGCGCGCCCTGGTGGCCTGCGAGGCGGCCGGGATCGAGGCCCACCTGATCCTCAACAAGGTCGACGTCGAGGACAACCTGGCGCGGGCGCGCGAACGCGCCGGCGTGTACGCCGGGCTCGGCTATCCCCTGCACGAGGTCTCGGCCAAGGCCAGGCCCGAGGAAACCGTGGCGGCCTTGAGGCCGCTGCTGGACGGCCACTCTTCGATCTTCATCGGCCAGTCGGGCATGGGCAAGTCCTCGCTGATCAACCTGCTGGTGCCGGACGCCGACATCGCGGTGCGCGAAATCTCGGAAGCCCTCGACACCGGCAAGCACACCACCACCTTCACCCGCCTCTACTGGCTGGACGGCCCGGGCGAGGGACGCGCCTCGATCATCGATTCGCCGGGCTTCCAGGAATTCGGGCTCTACCACCTGACCGAGGGCATGCTGGAGCGCGCCTTCGTCGAGTTCAAGCCCTACCTGGGCGGCTGCAAGTACTACAACTGCCGCCACCTGGCCGAGCCCCAGTGCGCGGTGTTGACCGCGGTGGCCGAGGGCAAGATCGCGAAGATGCGCCACGAGCTCTACGCCCAACTGCTGCACGAGTCGTCCCAGACCCTGTACTGA